ACGTTTCCGACATGGCCATCGGCGATATCCTGCACATCGGTGACATGAACCTTCCTGAAGGTGTCAGCTCCACACTGGCTGACGACGTCGTCGTTGCCATCGTGGCTAAGACCCGCGAAGCCAAGAGCGCTGATGCCGAAGACGGTGATGCTCCAACTGAGCCAGAAGTCACCAACGAAAAGTCGGCTGACGAGTAGGCCTCGGCTGATTCAACTATTTTATCTTCCAGCCCGGAGCCTTGGCTTCGGGCTGTTTTGTTTTCATACTGCAGACATGTCCGCCATCAAACTCATCGTCGGCCTGGGGAATCCCGGGAGGAAATACGAAGACACCCGCCACAACATCGGCTTTCTGGTGCTCGATCGTCTGGCATCGGGCTGCGGTGCGGAGATGACTAATCACCTCCGCTGGCGAGCCCATGTCGCGAAGGTGGCAGGGCAGGGGGCGGTGCTGTTGAAACCTCAGACCTTCATGAACGAGAGCGGCCAGTCGGTGGGCGCGGCCCTGCGCTTCTACAAGTGGGAGCCCGAGCAGGTGCTGGTGGTCTACGATGACGTCGCCTTACCCTTCGGCTCGCTGCGTTTCCGCATGGCTGGATCCGCCGGAGGGCACAACGGGATCAAGTCGATCATCAGTCATCTCGGCAGCGATCGCTTTCCGCGGCTGAAACTTGGCATCGGTGGCGCGAAGCCCGGTGGCATGGTGGGGCACGTTCTGGGGAAATTTTCCACCGGTGAACGCAATGAATTGGAAAACACGCTTGCAAGTGCCGCAGAAGCTGTTCAGTTTGCGCTTTCCAACGGGGTTGAGGCTGCGGCCAATTCGTTTAACACGAGGAAAGAACCCTGAGATACAGCCCGTCGTGCGGTGCTGTAATCACTTGGAAACCAAAGCATTTTTTAACTACTTTTAACCAATAACCAGCACAGTAATGAGCAGAAAATACGAAGGCCTGATTGTCCTCAATTCCAAAGGCCAGGAAGACAGCATTAACGACCTTGTGTCCTCCGTGGCCAAGGAAATGGAAGCCGGCGGAGCCAAGATGGACGAGATCCAACAGCTCGGCCGTAAGAAGTTCGCCTACAACGCACGCCACCTCGAAGGCGGCCACTACGTGAACTACATCTTCGAAGCTGACGCCTCAGCTATCGAGAAGATCCAAGGTGCACTCAGCCTGAACGACACCGTTCACCTGCAGCACTACCAGCGCCTCGCCTAGTTAGCCCGTCGAAGGGCTTTTTGAGCCCTTTCACGCCGCATGCCCTGCGAGAAATCGCCTGCATCACACATTCTGTGTTTGCAGGACCCGCAGGAATTCCATTAGAATCAGAGATATGGCTAGTTTTAACAAAGTAACGCTCATGGGCAATGTCACCCGTGATATTGAACTTCGCTACACACCGAAAGGCACCGCCGTCGCCGACATCGGACTCGCCATGAGTCGTGTCCGCAATGGCGAGAATGGTGAGAGAATCGAAGAGACCACTTTTGTTGACATCACTCTCTGGGGTCGCACCGCGGAGATCGCCCATCAGTATTCCGGAAAAGGCAAACCTCTCTTTGTCGAGGGTCGGCTGCAACTGGACACCTGGGACGATAAGGAAACCGGCAAGAAACGCAGTAAACTCAAAGTCGTTGGTGAAAACATCCAGCTGCTCGGCTCCCCTGGAGGCGGCGGTGGTGGTGGCAACCAAGGCAATCCCAACCAGGGTGGCGGCAATCGCTATCAAGGTGATGGCCAGTCTCCCCAGCAGTCCGCCCCCCAAGGTGGATCACCTGCCCAAGGTGGCAACTTCGACGACGGCGACGATATCCCGTTCTAAGCACGATCCCCACAACATCTCTTTCCCAAGCGGCCCCGGATACCCTCCGGCGCCGCTTTTTTGTGCAACCAGGTAGCGCGGATGGCATGCACCCAGGCAGGGCGGATTGCCTGCCCTTGCATCTCGGTAGGGCGGATTGCGTGCCCTGTCGAAGCCATGGCGAAGAAGGGGCCTCCATCATCCGCTTTTTTCGGTAGGGAGAATTGGCCTCAATCCTCCGCTCTCCGCCGCCCCAGCGGCGCTGATTCAGTAGTCAGTAGTCAGTAGTCAGTAGTCAGTGGTTTCTTTTTTTGACCGCAACCGGAGCGCAGCGGAGATAGCCCCTAGGCAAATTTTGCGAATTGGGCGAATTTCGTCCCTTGGAATTTGAAACTTAGCACTTAATGCTTCCCGCCCCCAGCTCCGGAGGAGCGGAAGAAACTAGCCGGTGGTGCAGCAAAGCGTAACCACCGGATCACGCCCAGCCAGGCATCAAGTTCCGGAGGAACGACAGAAGGCCATCCCAACAAGCGAGCTCCCAGACTCCCCACCCACATTGACACCAATCACACTTGCGCAATTTCCCGTGGCCGACCAGCATCCCGCCATGCGCTTATACAGCACGAACAGCCCTGACAGCCTGGTCGATTTCGGCGAGGCGGTGCTTCGCTCCCTGCCAGCGGACAACGGCCTCTACATGCCGGAAACTATTCCCCAGCTCGGCGACGACTTCTGGGCGACCTGGAAAACGCTCGATTTCCAGGAGATGGCCTGCCGTGTGGTGTCCACCCTGCTCCAGGGCGTGATGCCGGAGGACGACCTGCGTGCGATCGTCTGCGATGCGCTCAATTTCCCCGCCCCAGTCGTGAAGCTGGACGAGCAGCACCATGTGCTCGAGCTGTTCCACGGGCCCACCCTCGCTTTCAAAGATTTTGGCGCCCGCTTCATGGCTCGTGTCATGGCCTGGCTGAACAAGGACTCGGACCAGCCACTCACCGTGCTGGTCGCCACCTCCGGCGATACCGGCGGCGCGGTCGCCCACGCCTTTCACAACGTCCCCGGCACCCGCGTGATCATCCTCTATCCTTCCGGCAAGGTCAGCGGCTTGCAGGAAAAACAACTCACCGCCCTCGGTGGCAACATCACCGCCTTGGAAATCGATGGCAGTTTTGATGATTGCCAGCGCATGGTGAAGTCCGCCTTCCTCGATAAGGAAACCGCCAAGGCTTGCAACCTCACCTCGGCGAACTCGATCAACATCTCGCGCCTCATCCCGCAGATGCTCTATTACTTCGAGGCCGCCCGCCAGTTTGATAAGCC
This region of Oceaniferula flava genomic DNA includes:
- a CDS encoding 30S ribosomal protein S6 — its product is MSRKYEGLIVLNSKGQEDSINDLVSSVAKEMEAGGAKMDEIQQLGRKKFAYNARHLEGGHYVNYIFEADASAIEKIQGALSLNDTVHLQHYQRLA
- the ssb gene encoding single-stranded DNA-binding protein, whose product is MASFNKVTLMGNVTRDIELRYTPKGTAVADIGLAMSRVRNGENGERIEETTFVDITLWGRTAEIAHQYSGKGKPLFVEGRLQLDTWDDKETGKKRSKLKVVGENIQLLGSPGGGGGGGNQGNPNQGGGNRYQGDGQSPQQSAPQGGSPAQGGNFDDGDDIPF
- the pth gene encoding aminoacyl-tRNA hydrolase encodes the protein MSAIKLIVGLGNPGRKYEDTRHNIGFLVLDRLASGCGAEMTNHLRWRAHVAKVAGQGAVLLKPQTFMNESGQSVGAALRFYKWEPEQVLVVYDDVALPFGSLRFRMAGSAGGHNGIKSIISHLGSDRFPRLKLGIGGAKPGGMVGHVLGKFSTGERNELENTLASAAEAVQFALSNGVEAAANSFNTRKEP
- the thrC gene encoding threonine synthase, with protein sequence MRLYSTNSPDSLVDFGEAVLRSLPADNGLYMPETIPQLGDDFWATWKTLDFQEMACRVVSTLLQGVMPEDDLRAIVCDALNFPAPVVKLDEQHHVLELFHGPTLAFKDFGARFMARVMAWLNKDSDQPLTVLVATSGDTGGAVAHAFHNVPGTRVIILYPSGKVSGLQEKQLTALGGNITALEIDGSFDDCQRMVKSAFLDKETAKACNLTSANSINISRLIPQMLYYFEAARQFDKPPVFVIPSGNFGNLTALLLATRMGLQVGHIVAATNANDVVPQYLSSSSYEPRASVATISNAMDVGAPSNFARMVEIFGDDWKSMAAAISGYAFDDRQTRAAIHEVKDRFGYVIDPHGAVGYLAAEAWLTQHPDDTTVILETAHPAKFPETMHEELGADAIDVPERLACLADEEKVSIPMAAEEAALKAWLAANPA